The window CTTCCTAATTTGACCTGCATTTCCCTCAAGAACTTGAACATTTCCCAACTTGACCATTGCATTCCCAAAACTCTGTTTAAATCCATCCGAATCCCGGGCAAAACCCGACACAATTCCACCACTCGATCTGTCTAGAGCAAGTCCTTGATCAATCTCCAACACCCCTCTTTTCAGCAAAAGTTGCCTATAAAACGCATTATCAAAAACAAAACCAGTACTTTGATCCAAATTCACAGACGGATCAGCATTAGCAGAAGAAGAACAAATCCTGGTAAAATTAGCAACCAAAGCAGGATCCATAGATGAATCAGGAGCTCCAGTACCCTGAAAATTCGAAAGCCGATCCTGAAAAAAACTGCAGTGAGCAACACCAACAGTATGTGCACCCAAAAGTGTTACCATATCAGAAATACTAGTCAGCCCTTTCCCTTTGAAAAGCTGAAATGCTTGAGCAACTGTAATACTTGGCCCGGGAAGGTTGACGTCGTCCGCGTTGGAAACGACGCCGTCTCGTCTTCCTGTTGGAATAGTGTAGTTGGGGCCTCCTGCTAGAGCTACGGCATCTCTTGTTGCTACTGTTATTATATCTGCACATGATACTGTTGAAGGACATGCTTTTTCTAGGGCATTCTTGATTGTGTCGATTAAGTCGTAACCTCGTACAGTTTGGTTTGGTCCCGCATCTTTTTCTGATGAGTTTTGTTTTGTTGAGTCTATCAGAATTGATGCGTCACATCCATTAACGAAGCAATCGTGAAAATGCATGCGAAGCAATGCTGGAGTTATGGAAGGATCGGTGGTGAATCGAGTTCGGACAACTCCAAGAATGATGGATTCAGCTTGCGGACAAGATGATTGGTAAAAATTGGGGGTTAGATCACCTATTACAAGATTCGGAACAACCATTGACACAAACACTAGAACTAGAAGAGGAATTTGCATTTCCATTTTGGGCATATACGAGTTTTAGATATAGAGTAGatgcaaatatatatagtaTCAAATCATTAATTTAGGAAAACAGACAGCCGGCAAAACATACTAGTCAACTATATTTTATAAGAgagaataatttaaaaaaaaaaaaaataacgatCTTCCATACATATTATGCTGACAAACATCACTAAAGCCtatataattgattaatttccaattgaatattattttcttttctttcttttttcgaCTGCAGTATATAATTGGGATGATATTGATCTCTCTTAATCTTGATATACTGAATTTGCTTTACCTCGACTGAAATCAACAAACTATAAGAGATACCGGTATATGGCATCCCTTCTCATATGCTTAAGTTACTCGGAGTAAATAAGTAAATGATTTAAAAGGTAGAGTGAAATAAGAATGGTTAAATTGAGCGTAacatgtattaagccaaatacTTTGGATTATTTGAATTTGGATAGCACGAGCCAGTTGGTGAAATGAAAGATGAAAACGTGTGTCAAGtattcataataaaaatgatgctCTATTCTTTCCTTGAAATTATAATCTTATTGCATAAAAAATGCCTTGATATATATCTAAACTAAATCCCTTAACttgtaaaaagaaaataattggttactaaatttataaagttTCTCATTAaccttttaaatttaaatttatttaaagtggtATATTGACTACTTAAACTcactaaatttgtttaaaataatatacGCTGTAATCTGATCAAAGTCTTTCTTAGCCTACCTTATAAATTTATAGGATTAATCAAGTCATTTTAAGTTATTTTACAGAACTAACGAAACACTAAAAAAAATCTGTTTTTTTTGGCCGAATGCAAAGGTTAATATATTAAgcaaaaaagaaatataatatttaaatagTGTTTTGAGCATTTTCTTACAATATTGTAGCTCCATGTATTTGAGAGAAGTGACGTGAATGAGACCAAGAGTTGCTTTGGGCTGCTGTTGTCCATTATTTCCAGCAGGATATTCATCTTTTCTTTATTCAATTAATGCTCTTAGTAACTTATAATATTCTAATATTATAgcaaaatatattgtatttgaAATATTTCATATcaactataaaataaaattcaaattattattattttgttaattgaATTCTAATTTAGGGGAATGTTTGGATAAGAAGAGAAGAGATTGAAGATGAGTCCGCAACGTGGAGACCTTGAAGGAGGCAAGGTAAATGCAGGCTTGCACGTTCGAGGCATAtcacttttctttttatttcggTCTACCCAATATCACATAATATTGCAATTTTATAACTTTCTTTTTATAAGTCTTTTTAAGTAAAATGGTAGCCGGATatgtaaattaataaaaagctttgTGCAAAAAGTATAGGCGTGTATCGTAGTCATACGAGCGAATTTGAAACATACGCTTCTAGTCTCTAGAAAATTTCATAATTTACGGAAATTGGAAAAAGTCATAAAAATGTACATGTGTATGGACTAATCAAGCATTGTCATATAAACGTCTACCCATTAATAGGTATCTTTcacttatttttataaatagtcATCTTAAAGAATCACAAGATACACAACCGTTCTTACTTCATTCTGCTTTCTAAGTCATTTACTTACTCACTCCCACAGTAACATCattgacttaagcatcggaAAAGAGATGTCCTACATCGGTCCCTCTCTATTAGTTTGTTGATTTCATCTCAAGTCAAGCTGATTCAATCTATCAAGCGCACGTCGCAGATTGAGTGACatcatttctaaaaaaaatatagaatttaACATTTTATCATCATCTCATAACGAACGAGCGGCATTTTCAGAACCTCTCGAGATTCCCTCACGTCTGTTTTACCTTTCCTATTCAAAATTATTTTGCTCATATTATAGAGTTGAAAGCGGTCATTTTTTCTATTGGTCTCATTTGGGAGAAAGACTGGTGGAATCGTTGGATTGAATGTAATTCTAGTTGTATTGTTTCTCTTATCCAGCGTCGTTCCTCAAGGGATCTTTGACAAATTAAACAGGACTGGCTGCCTTACCTGCAACAAATCTCCTCGATGCATATCTTTGTTTCCCACATTTTTCGTGAAGGTAACCGCGCAGCTGATGCCGACTCTATTTCCTAATAGACCTCTGCTccaaatttttgtaattttttttatttttattatgattATTGTGAGTTAGATTagtttagattaaaaaaaaattagtttagaTTTAATTAGCTTTGTGTTTCGCCAGTCTTTCCTTTTttccttatttatattttttcattctttttaatAAGATTCGAGCCTAGTTTGTTCTGTGTGTAAGGGTGTCAACCTAGTTAGGATGTCGTGCATCTGCTCTTTCTAACCTCCCGTCATTACTCAAAAAAAGTGTCACTGTTTTCCTTTTTTAAAATTCGAAAACCTTTCTTAATTAggaaaatttatatagaaattcatttttaaaaattcaatacaatcttcaaaagaaaaaaaaaattaactacatatcaaataataatttgaattccttcatggcacattctgaggtcgactggttctctgatggtgttagaggaaagttgcttccatacatggagcatggtgacattttctttgctattatctgtcaccaagtttggaaatggagaaacgaggagatttttggagataaaactgtttttatgacaaacttagctgatttcttctcgaaaaaacttttctctattatcgatagtttcaaaggagagtcccttgccagagcctctcagtgttgtgatgtccatctcgtgggatggagcaggtcaagagagggggttgtgaagctgaatactgatggttcctgcctcagtaacggtaagattgcggctggaggtgtgcttagagatgtagggggcgtctggctttctgggttctcccagaatttagggttgggttcttccttttctgcggagctctgggctattcttactggaatcaatcttgctaaaaggctgggtgttaagaggctctctgtggagtctgataatttggaagcaatcaaaatgatttctgagaatcattctatgggtcttaacagtcgcaacctcatcaaagctattataaggctttgctcctcctttgagttcgtagagttcagacacatttttagagagcaga is drawn from Euphorbia lathyris chromosome 9, ddEupLath1.1, whole genome shotgun sequence and contains these coding sequences:
- the LOC136207340 gene encoding peroxidase 57-like; this translates as MEMQIPLLVLVFVSMVVPNLVIGDLTPNFYQSSCPQAESIILGVVRTRFTTDPSITPALLRMHFHDCFVNGCDASILIDSTKQNSSEKDAGPNQTVRGYDLIDTIKNALEKACPSTVSCADIITVATRDAVALAGGPNYTIPTGRRDGVVSNADDVNLPGPSITVAQAFQLFKGKGLTSISDMVTLLGAHTVGVAHCSFFQDRLSNFQGTGAPDSSMDPALVANFTRICSSSANADPSVNLDQSTGFVFDNAFYRQLLLKRGVLEIDQGLALDRSSGGIVSGFARDSDGFKQSFGNAMVKLGNVQVLEGNAGQIRKNCRVFNG